A single genomic interval of Dysidea avara chromosome 6, odDysAvar1.4, whole genome shotgun sequence harbors:
- the LOC136259087 gene encoding uncharacterized protein isoform X1, giving the protein MEKNVALVIVVIVLLLLVNVDGSDLPECRPEISCPDVSCVKVPLTMFTTTSNVLCIDKGSPSSIPFTQLYLIEGCNGTYTNSSKNTNGICVVDDKERSDLYLTVNELSTGLHELHCLNENDDGDTRFVTVTSIAFQVDVEFDVVVEINGEAMQVLSDDSEVTVEEDDTVVIIARAVGGVTGSDINGSVQCTSNKRVNCSRGFLCSMLPGRYLRYSYSPVTLNETGLRITFALGSISRSITLNVMERPPSSNDTTVSPSSTPTSTTKTPEDDGSTLSTVLIVVIVIAVTIVAIIAIVIVVSVRCKRDQSSSTSTDFDSPVKVVDNAYQQYPGQAKAMLYLCPNCMDKDRITSGLQNNGIEIVDLPDESSLTLMDELYSYLDDGGALVSCDCPRDTQSNLRRVITNLSSEAAETRRWNVFIISRVDQDTDKLINRNNVIEVIYYCSTDEVIQKIRSRIGDGHRPSITEAVVNIEILQHVKDINIGVHNIIDQSAQRHEEVKQDLEQLKEGQHVIIEETISK; this is encoded by the exons ATGGAGAAGAACGTCGCATTGGTTATCGTAGTAATAGTCTTATTATTGCTCGTGAATGTTGATGGGTCTGATCTACCAGAGTGTAGACCTGAAATCAGTTGTCCTGACGTTAGTTGTGTTAAAG TTCCCTTAACGATGTTCACGACCACCTCAAATGTGTTGTGTATCGATAAGGGCTCGCCATCATCTATTCCCTTCACCCAGCTCTACCTGATAGAGGGCTGTAACGGCACTTACACTAACTCTAGCAAGAACACTAATGGGATTTGTGTAGTTGATGACAAGGAGAGGTCCGACCTGTACTTGACTGTTAACGAGCTTAGTACTGGACTACACGAGCTCCACTGCCTCAATGAAAACGACGATGGCGATACTCGGTTTGTAACAGTGACTTCAATAGCGT TTCAAGTTGATGTTGAGTTCGATGTCGTAGTTGAAATCAATGGCGAAGCGATGCAAGTACTATCAGACGACAGTGAAGTTACCGTAGAGGAAGACGATACTGTTGTAATTATAGCTCGAGCAGTTGGAGGGGTCACTGGCAGTGATATTAATGGATCTGTACAGTGTACAAGCAATAAAAGGGTGAATTGCTCACGTGGATTTCTCTGCAGTATGCTACCCGGGCGATACCTTCGGTACTCCTACTCTCCTGTCACACTAAACGAAACTGGACTAAGGATAACCTTCGCACTGGGCAGTATTTCAAGAAGTATCACTCTAAATG TGATGGAAAGGCCTCCAAGTTCTAATGATACCACTGTTTCACCTTCATCTACACCAACTAGTACTACTAAAA CTCCAGAGGATGATGGTAGCACACTCTCCACTGTTCTAATAGTGGTTATAGTAATAGCAGTTACAATAGTAGCCATTATTGCTATAGTAATAGTGGTATCTGTAAGGTGTAAGAGAGACCAGTCATCGTCCACTTCAACAGATTTTGATAGTCCTGTAAAAGTTGTAGACAATGCCTATCAACAATACCCTGGACAAGCAAAAG CAATGCTATACCTGTGTCCTAATTGTATGGATAAAGACAGGATTACAAGTGGTCTACAGAACAATGGCATTGAGATAGTTGACTTGCCAGATGAATCATCACTGACTTTAATGGACGAGTTATACTCCTATTTAGATGATGGTGGGGCATTGGTTAGCTGTGACTGTCCCAGAGACACTCAATCCAACCTTCGGAGAGTGATAACCAACTTGTCATCAGAAGCTGCAGAGACTAGAAGATGGAATGTATTTATCATAAGTCGTGTTGACCAAGACACAGACAAACTAATAAACAGAAATAACGTGATAGAGGTAATATATTACTGTAGCACTGATGAAGTTATACAGAAAATAAGGTCTCGGATTGGAGATGGCCATAGGCCCTCTATTACTGAAGCTGTAGTCAACATTGAAATATTACAACATGTAAAGGATATTAATATtggagtacataatattatagatcaGTCTGCACAACGTCATGAAGAGGTGAAACAAGATTTGGAGCAGTTAAAAGAAGGACAACATGTTATAA TTGAAGAGACAATTTCCAAGTGA
- the LOC136259087 gene encoding uncharacterized protein isoform X2: protein MEKNVALVIVVIVLLLLVNVDGSDLPECRPEISCPDVSCVKVPLTMFTTTSNVLCIDKGSPSSIPFTQLYLIEGCNGTYTNSSKNTNGICVVDDKERSDLYLTVNELSTGLHELHCLNENDDGDTRFVTVTSIAFQVDVEFDVVVEINGEAMQVLSDDSEVTVEEDDTVVIIARAVGGVTGSDINGSVQCTSNKRVNCSRGFLCSMLPGRYLRYSYSPVTLNETGLRITFALGSISRSITLNVMERPPSSNDTTVSPSSTPTSTTKTPEDDGSTLSTVLIVVIVIAVTIVAIIAIVIVVSVRCKRDQSSSTSTDFDSPVKVVDNAYQQYPGQAKAMLYLCPNCMDKDRITSGLQNNGIEIVDLPDESSLTLMDELYSYLDDGGALVSCDCPRDTQSNLRRVITNLSSEAAETRRWNVFIISRVDQDTDKLINRNNVIEISLHNVMKR from the exons ATGGAGAAGAACGTCGCATTGGTTATCGTAGTAATAGTCTTATTATTGCTCGTGAATGTTGATGGGTCTGATCTACCAGAGTGTAGACCTGAAATCAGTTGTCCTGACGTTAGTTGTGTTAAAG TTCCCTTAACGATGTTCACGACCACCTCAAATGTGTTGTGTATCGATAAGGGCTCGCCATCATCTATTCCCTTCACCCAGCTCTACCTGATAGAGGGCTGTAACGGCACTTACACTAACTCTAGCAAGAACACTAATGGGATTTGTGTAGTTGATGACAAGGAGAGGTCCGACCTGTACTTGACTGTTAACGAGCTTAGTACTGGACTACACGAGCTCCACTGCCTCAATGAAAACGACGATGGCGATACTCGGTTTGTAACAGTGACTTCAATAGCGT TTCAAGTTGATGTTGAGTTCGATGTCGTAGTTGAAATCAATGGCGAAGCGATGCAAGTACTATCAGACGACAGTGAAGTTACCGTAGAGGAAGACGATACTGTTGTAATTATAGCTCGAGCAGTTGGAGGGGTCACTGGCAGTGATATTAATGGATCTGTACAGTGTACAAGCAATAAAAGGGTGAATTGCTCACGTGGATTTCTCTGCAGTATGCTACCCGGGCGATACCTTCGGTACTCCTACTCTCCTGTCACACTAAACGAAACTGGACTAAGGATAACCTTCGCACTGGGCAGTATTTCAAGAAGTATCACTCTAAATG TGATGGAAAGGCCTCCAAGTTCTAATGATACCACTGTTTCACCTTCATCTACACCAACTAGTACTACTAAAA CTCCAGAGGATGATGGTAGCACACTCTCCACTGTTCTAATAGTGGTTATAGTAATAGCAGTTACAATAGTAGCCATTATTGCTATAGTAATAGTGGTATCTGTAAGGTGTAAGAGAGACCAGTCATCGTCCACTTCAACAGATTTTGATAGTCCTGTAAAAGTTGTAGACAATGCCTATCAACAATACCCTGGACAAGCAAAAG CAATGCTATACCTGTGTCCTAATTGTATGGATAAAGACAGGATTACAAGTGGTCTACAGAACAATGGCATTGAGATAGTTGACTTGCCAGATGAATCATCACTGACTTTAATGGACGAGTTATACTCCTATTTAGATGATGGTGGGGCATTGGTTAGCTGTGACTGTCCCAGAGACACTCAATCCAACCTTCGGAGAGTGATAACCAACTTGTCATCAGAAGCTGCAGAGACTAGAAGATGGAATGTATTTATCATAAGTCGTGTTGACCAAGACACAGACAAACTAATAAACAGAAATAACGTGATAGAG atcaGTCTGCACAACGTCATGAAGAGGTGA